One part of the Streptomyces ferrugineus genome encodes these proteins:
- a CDS encoding pentapeptide repeat-containing protein, protein MEINDLTPAELRVWQAFPKGEAVDFRDAADQRTVRAAVLRALLLDGPVVSGEVAALKVAGARVTGVLDLRYATVESVVRLSHCHFEDVPDLSGAQLKYLNLSGSRLPGLASARIRVDGGLRLTDCRFTGPVRLGGAQIAGALYLEGAEITAPEGTADPVLQLHQATVGEDLCASRLRTRGESRLDGATISGSLRLEDADLRHPGGFVLNAEALEVGANVLGRRLSSQGRIDMRGARIPGRLDLLSSRLSNPGGTAMRASSCVIGEVWLRRGPRIEGMLNLRRSQIEHLNLEPEMLPDQVRILDLTYTSLTPHVPPEQRLPMLERDEGRFDPHGYEQLTASYRRTGDDHAARLVQLAKQRRHRTTLPWYGRLWGRVQDATVGYGFRPMRALGWLLSLLAVGSVTFALHAPAPLKPDEAPHFNPVFYTLDLLLPVISFGQEPAFAPDGGQQWLSYVLVLAGWILATTVIAGVTRTVSRQ, encoded by the coding sequence ATGGAGATCAACGATCTGACACCGGCCGAACTGAGGGTGTGGCAGGCCTTTCCCAAGGGGGAGGCCGTGGACTTCCGCGACGCGGCAGACCAACGGACCGTACGTGCCGCGGTGTTGAGGGCCCTGCTGCTCGACGGCCCGGTGGTGAGCGGTGAGGTGGCCGCCCTCAAGGTGGCGGGCGCGCGCGTCACCGGCGTACTGGACCTGCGGTATGCGACGGTCGAGAGCGTCGTGCGGCTGAGCCACTGCCACTTCGAGGACGTTCCGGACCTCTCCGGCGCCCAACTGAAGTACCTCAACCTGTCCGGGTCCCGCCTGCCCGGTCTGGCGTCGGCGCGGATCCGGGTCGACGGCGGACTGCGACTGACGGACTGCCGGTTCACCGGGCCGGTACGGCTCGGCGGTGCGCAGATCGCCGGGGCGCTGTATCTGGAGGGCGCCGAGATCACCGCGCCCGAGGGGACCGCGGATCCGGTGCTCCAGCTCCACCAGGCGACCGTCGGGGAGGACCTGTGCGCGTCCCGGCTGCGCACGCGCGGCGAGAGTCGGCTCGACGGCGCCACGATCAGCGGCTCGCTCCGGCTGGAGGACGCCGACCTGCGTCATCCCGGCGGTTTCGTCCTCAACGCCGAGGCCCTGGAGGTGGGCGCCAACGTCCTCGGCAGACGGCTGAGCTCCCAGGGCCGCATCGACATGCGCGGCGCCCGCATACCCGGCCGGCTCGACCTGCTGAGCAGCCGGCTGTCCAACCCGGGCGGCACCGCGATGCGCGCGAGCAGCTGTGTCATCGGTGAGGTGTGGCTGCGCAGGGGTCCGCGGATCGAGGGCATGCTCAACCTGCGCCGCTCCCAGATCGAGCACCTCAACCTGGAGCCGGAGATGCTCCCGGACCAGGTCCGCATCCTCGACCTGACCTACACCTCGCTCACCCCGCATGTGCCGCCCGAGCAGCGGCTGCCCATGCTGGAGCGGGACGAGGGCAGGTTCGACCCGCACGGATACGAGCAGTTGACGGCGTCCTACCGCCGCACCGGCGACGACCACGCCGCCCGCCTGGTCCAGCTCGCCAAGCAGCGCCGCCATCGCACCACACTGCCCTGGTACGGCCGACTGTGGGGGCGGGTCCAGGACGCCACCGTCGGCTACGGCTTCCGGCCGATGCGCGCGCTGGGCTGGCTGCTGTCGCTGCTCGCCGTCGGCTCGGTCACGTTCGCGCTGCACGCGCCCGCGCCGCTGAAGCCGGACGAGGCACCGCACTTCAACCCGGTCTTCTACACCCTCGACCTGCTGCTGCCGGTGATCTCCT
- a CDS encoding histidine phosphatase family protein has protein sequence MGDLLLVRHGETEWSRSGRHTSRTDLPLTRSGEEQAKSLAPLLSGRTFALALTSPLRRAVRTAELAGVTGAVPDPDLREWDYGGYEGVTTADIHRTRPDWYLWTDGAPPGPDGHPGESPAEVGARADRVLTRVAAALPDGDVILVAHGHFLRVVTARRLGLAPADGRLFQLATGTVSRLSTEHGWPVVAEWNLRA, from the coding sequence GTGGGGGATCTCCTTCTGGTCCGCCACGGTGAGACGGAGTGGAGCAGGTCGGGCCGGCACACCAGCCGGACCGACCTGCCCCTCACCCGGTCCGGCGAGGAACAGGCCAAGTCCCTCGCCCCGCTCCTGTCCGGCCGGACCTTCGCCCTCGCCCTGACCAGCCCCCTGCGGCGGGCGGTGCGCACCGCCGAACTGGCGGGCGTGACCGGCGCCGTACCGGACCCGGACCTGCGCGAGTGGGACTACGGCGGCTACGAGGGCGTCACCACCGCCGACATCCACCGCACCCGCCCCGACTGGTACCTGTGGACCGACGGAGCGCCGCCCGGTCCGGACGGTCACCCGGGCGAGTCGCCGGCCGAGGTGGGGGCGCGCGCCGACCGGGTGCTGACCCGGGTGGCCGCCGCACTGCCCGACGGCGATGTGATCCTCGTGGCGCACGGCCACTTCCTGCGGGTCGTGACGGCCCGCCGACTGGGGCTGGCCCCGGCGGACGGGCGGCTGTTCCAGCTGGCGACGGGTACGGTGAGCCGTCTTTCGACGGAGCACGGATGGCCCGTCGTCGCCGAATGGAACCTCCGGGCATAG
- the pgi gene encoding glucose-6-phosphate isomerase — translation MSENARLTRRPEWTALEDHRADVLQRPRLRELFATDPTRAERYVVRVGDLRIDYSKHLINDETLALLAELAVATDVFALRDAMFRGDRINVTEDRSVLHTALRAPREAVIEVDGENVVPEVHAVLDKMSAFADRVRSGEWTGHTGRRIRNVVNIGIGGSDLGPAMAYEALRPFTARDLTFRFVSNVDGSDLHEAVRDLDPAQTLFIVASKTFTTIETITNATSARSWLLAGLGGEEKAVARHFVALSTNAEKVTEFGIDPDNMFEFWDWVGGRYSYDSAIGLSLMIAIGPDRFREMLDGFHTVDEHFRTAPAKDNAPLIMGLLGIWYSNFLGAESHAVLPYSHYLSKFTAYLQQLDMESNGKSVDRDGRIVGWTTGPVVWGTPGTNGQHAYYQLIHQGTRLIPADLIGFARPAAELSDELKAQHDLLMANLFAQGQALAFGKTADEVRAEGVPEEQVPHRTFLGNHPTTTILAPELTPSVLGQLVALYEHKVFVQGAVWHIDSFDQWGVELGKVLAKRVEPALSQGAEVPGLDPSTAALVAAYRSLKNASDALGVQEEVN, via the coding sequence ATGTCTGAGAACGCCCGGCTCACCCGGCGCCCCGAGTGGACCGCCCTGGAGGACCACCGCGCGGACGTGCTCCAGCGCCCGCGGCTGCGTGAGCTGTTCGCCACCGACCCCACCCGCGCCGAGCGGTACGTGGTGCGCGTGGGCGATCTGCGGATCGACTACTCCAAGCACCTGATCAACGACGAGACACTCGCCCTGCTCGCTGAACTGGCCGTCGCCACCGATGTGTTCGCACTGCGCGACGCCATGTTCCGCGGCGACAGGATCAACGTCACCGAGGACCGGTCGGTGCTGCACACCGCGCTGCGGGCGCCGCGGGAGGCGGTGATCGAGGTGGACGGCGAGAACGTCGTGCCCGAGGTCCACGCGGTGCTGGACAAGATGAGCGCCTTCGCCGACCGCGTCCGCTCCGGCGAGTGGACCGGCCACACCGGCCGCCGTATCCGCAATGTCGTGAACATCGGCATCGGCGGCTCCGACCTCGGTCCGGCGATGGCGTACGAGGCGCTCCGCCCCTTCACGGCACGGGACTTGACGTTCCGGTTCGTCTCCAACGTCGACGGCTCCGACCTGCACGAGGCGGTGCGTGACCTCGATCCGGCTCAGACGCTGTTCATCGTCGCGTCCAAGACGTTCACCACGATCGAGACCATCACCAACGCCACATCGGCGCGCTCCTGGCTGCTGGCCGGGCTGGGCGGCGAGGAGAAGGCGGTCGCACGGCACTTCGTCGCGCTGTCGACGAACGCCGAGAAGGTGACGGAGTTCGGGATCGACCCGGACAACATGTTCGAGTTCTGGGACTGGGTCGGCGGGCGGTACTCGTACGACTCGGCCATCGGGCTCTCGCTCATGATCGCCATCGGGCCGGACCGCTTCCGGGAGATGCTCGACGGCTTCCACACCGTCGACGAGCACTTCAGGACCGCCCCCGCCAAGGACAACGCCCCGCTGATCATGGGCCTGCTCGGCATCTGGTACAGCAACTTCCTGGGCGCCGAGTCACACGCGGTGCTGCCGTACTCGCACTACCTGTCGAAGTTCACGGCGTATCTCCAGCAGCTGGACATGGAGTCCAACGGCAAGTCGGTGGACCGCGACGGCCGGATCGTGGGCTGGACGACCGGTCCGGTGGTGTGGGGCACGCCCGGCACCAACGGGCAGCACGCCTACTACCAGCTGATCCACCAGGGCACCCGGCTGATCCCCGCCGACCTGATCGGCTTCGCCCGCCCGGCCGCCGAGCTGAGCGACGAGCTCAAGGCGCAGCACGACCTGCTGATGGCGAACCTGTTCGCCCAGGGCCAGGCGCTCGCCTTCGGCAAGACCGCGGACGAGGTGCGCGCGGAGGGCGTGCCCGAGGAGCAGGTCCCGCACCGCACCTTCCTGGGCAACCACCCCACCACCACGATCCTCGCCCCCGAACTGACCCCGTCGGTCCTCGGCCAGCTCGTCGCGCTCTACGAGCACAAGGTCTTCGTGCAGGGCGCCGTCTGGCACATCGATTCCTTCGACCAGTGGGGCGTGGAGCTGGGCAAGGTCCTCGCCAAGCGCGTCGAACCCGCCCTCTCCCAAGGGGCCGAGGTCCCCGGTCTCGACCCGTCCACCGCCGCCCTCGTGGCCGCCTACCGCTCGCTCAAGAACGCATCGGACGCGCTGGGCGTCCAGGAGGAAGTGAACTGA
- the gnd gene encoding phosphogluconate dehydrogenase (NAD(+)-dependent, decarboxylating): MQIGLVGLGKMGGNMRERLRNAGHTVVGYDTNPELSDVASLADLVDRLDAPRTVWVMVPAGGPTQLVIDQLGSLLKPYDTVVDGGNSRWTDDEKHAKELSAHGIGFVDAGVSGGVWGLQNGYALMVGGEKEHVDRLKPIFEALKPEGPYGYVHAGKVGAGHFAKMVHNGIEYAMMQAYAEGWELLEKVDSVDNVREVFRSWQDGTVIRSWLLDLAVSALDEDEHLEKLKGYAQDSGEGRWTVEAAIDHAVPLPAITTSLFARFASRQDDSPQMKMIAALRNQFGGHAVESKE; the protein is encoded by the coding sequence ATGCAGATCGGCCTTGTTGGTCTCGGCAAGATGGGCGGCAACATGCGCGAGCGTCTGCGCAACGCCGGCCACACCGTCGTCGGCTACGACACCAACCCGGAACTGTCCGACGTGGCGAGCCTGGCCGACCTCGTTGACCGGCTCGACGCGCCGCGCACGGTCTGGGTCATGGTCCCGGCCGGCGGTCCCACCCAGCTCGTGATCGACCAGCTGGGCAGCCTGCTCAAGCCCTACGACACGGTGGTCGACGGCGGCAACTCCCGCTGGACGGACGACGAGAAGCACGCCAAGGAGCTGAGCGCGCACGGCATCGGCTTCGTCGACGCGGGCGTGTCCGGCGGCGTGTGGGGGCTGCAGAACGGCTACGCGCTGATGGTCGGCGGTGAGAAGGAGCACGTCGACCGGCTGAAGCCGATCTTCGAGGCGCTCAAGCCGGAGGGGCCGTACGGCTATGTCCACGCGGGCAAGGTGGGCGCCGGGCACTTCGCGAAGATGGTCCACAACGGCATCGAGTACGCCATGATGCAGGCCTACGCCGAGGGCTGGGAGCTGCTGGAGAAGGTCGACTCGGTGGACAACGTCCGCGAGGTCTTCCGCTCCTGGCAGGACGGCACGGTCATCCGGTCCTGGCTGCTGGACCTCGCGGTGAGCGCGCTGGACGAGGACGAGCACCTGGAGAAGCTGAAGGGCTACGCACAGGACTCCGGCGAGGGCAGGTGGACCGTCGAGGCGGCCATCGACCACGCGGTGCCGCTCCCGGCGATCACCACCTCCCTCTTCGCGCGGTTCGCGTCCCGCCAGGACGACTCCCCGCAGATGAAGATGATCGCGGCGCTGCGCAACCAGTTCGGCGGCCACGCCGTCGAGTCGAAGGAGTAG
- the opcA gene encoding glucose-6-phosphate dehydrogenase assembly protein OpcA: MKIDLTDTTASKINKALVQGRHAIGTPAVGMVLTMIIVTDEENAYDAIKAAEEASHEHPSRTLVVIKRHARTPRERTRSHLDAEVRVGADAGTGETVVLRTYGEVSDHADSVVLPLLLPDAPVVVWWPVDAPENPAKDPLGALAQRRITDLYATETPLADLDLRARSYAPGDTDLAWTRLTPWRSMLAAALDQARVPITSAVVEAEADNPAAELLARWLEARLHVTAERVVTAGPVVTGVRLGTENGEIVIDRPEGPLATLHLPGQPSRTLALKVRTTSELIAEELRRLDQDEMYAIALRGEGTKETPSHV; encoded by the coding sequence ATGAAGATCGACCTGACCGACACCACTGCAAGCAAGATCAACAAGGCGCTGGTGCAGGGCCGCCACGCCATCGGCACCCCGGCCGTGGGCATGGTCCTGACGATGATCATCGTCACGGACGAGGAGAACGCGTACGACGCCATCAAGGCGGCCGAGGAAGCCTCGCACGAGCACCCCTCGCGCACCCTGGTCGTCATCAAGCGGCACGCCCGCACCCCGCGCGAGCGCACCCGCTCCCATCTCGACGCCGAGGTGCGGGTGGGCGCCGACGCCGGCACCGGCGAGACGGTCGTGCTGCGGACCTACGGCGAGGTGTCCGACCACGCCGACTCGGTGGTGCTGCCGCTGCTGCTGCCGGACGCCCCGGTCGTCGTGTGGTGGCCGGTGGACGCGCCGGAGAACCCCGCGAAGGACCCGCTGGGGGCGCTGGCGCAGCGCCGGATCACCGACCTGTACGCCACCGAGACCCCGCTGGCCGACCTTGACCTGCGGGCCCGCTCCTACGCGCCCGGCGACACCGACCTGGCCTGGACCCGGCTCACCCCCTGGCGCTCCATGCTCGCCGCGGCCCTGGACCAGGCCCGGGTGCCGATCACCTCGGCGGTCGTGGAGGCCGAGGCCGACAACCCGGCCGCCGAGCTGCTGGCCCGCTGGCTGGAGGCCCGCCTGCACGTCACCGCCGAGCGGGTCGTCACCGCCGGACCGGTGGTCACGGGCGTGCGCCTGGGCACCGAGAACGGCGAGATCGTCATCGACCGCCCGGAGGGCCCGCTGGCCACGCTGCACCTGCCGGGCCAGCCGTCGCGCACCCTCGCGCTGAAGGTCCGCACCACCTCCGAACTCATCGCCGAGGAGCTCAGGCGCCTCGACCAGGACGAGATGTACGCCATCGCCCTGCGGGGCGAGGGCACCAAGGAGACCCCCTCTCATGTCTGA